The Hippopotamus amphibius kiboko isolate mHipAmp2 chromosome 16, mHipAmp2.hap2, whole genome shotgun sequence genomic interval cgtaacCCCTCTCTGCTgggactccctcccgccctccctgtgaGCTGTTTTGCGGAGACGGAAACCCGCACCAGGTGGGAGAATGTAactgtgtgctgcccacaagcagcAGACCCTAGACCttctggaaccagaaggttgatgatgtggACTCCCACTTAcgtcaccaccaacccatcagaagaatgtccacgagctgatcacgccTTCTTTGAGCtgttactataaaactcctcacaaCCCCTTCCGGGTCAGGCCcgcagttttgagggcattagcccacggtggcccctttgcctggcaaagcaaaaaagctattcttttctacttcactcagaactctgtctctgagatttaattggGTGTCGGGGTACAGAAGCCGCATTCAGCTTCAGTAGCATTAAGGATAAGAAGGGTTCTGGCTACACTGACCTGACGGGATTCTTGCCAGATCAGACATCacctgcgggggaggggggggggatggggggtggggggtagaggaAGAAGAACCCAAACAGATTATCACGGGTGATCAGATATCAAGTGTGGGCTGTTTCAGTTAAACTAACTTAgaaggattcttgctaaaactggacaaGGCAGAGACGAACGCACAAGTCAAAAGTCAGCCctagtcagaaaaaaatgaaggagagCCTGGGTGGAATtcagacaaagagagaatctttgTCAGTATATGAACATGCAACAGTGTGGATGCTTCAGGTGCCAGTAGCGGAaagcccctctccccccacccccaccccagactccCAGGGCTGGGATTCAAAGCAAAGAATTGGATTGTCTCATTGAACTCCAGGTACCATGCATGGGATTCAGCTCTGCTTCTCTGCTGTTTGCTGTCTTCTTCCACAGATTGGCTGTCATGCTCAGGCTAGTGCCAAGATGGCTGCTGCTTTCCGGCCATCACAGCCAAACACCTACCTGGAGAAACAGCCCACCCCATTCTGGGGGAGCTTCCCCAGGAGCCTCCCCTTGGCTCTGATTGGCCAGCTCAACCCACCACTCAACCAATCCCTGGCCAGAAGAATGGGATCGCCTGggggtgaggcaggagatagatgggctccaggctaggcatttacaaccaGCCTCTGGTTTGCACTTCAGAATAGAAATAACTACAGGAACAGGGTAAGTAGCTGGACTTTGTGTCCTGAGGACACTTTAAGATAACagttatggcagggacagagaagggctAAACTGAGTACAACAAGAGGTCACATATTTCacatccttggggcaagggagcCACTGCACATGGGCAGAAAGGCTctttgggggtcaaaaaggagagGGTGCTACCCCATAATAGGTGATCCCGAGGCCCCCCATTGGCCCCTGgcctggaatccatcttggaaaaaagttgcacacgcgtgttggggagggtcctaggacaggtcaggtgtggaaaaggaaaccagataattggccaaaggcaAACAAAGACCAGGAAGAACTGCCCTATATAAATGATTTAACCACCTCTTTACGGCGCTCCTCCTGACTGGGGGgacgcccacaccctttctctccaggtgtgtatctctgccttgcttctgtcttaaactgtttctctgtgtggtCTCTCACTTGTGCTGTGTTTCCAGTAATAAACTACGTACCTGTTTTTACAGCTTTTGCCTCctagagaaatgcatttttcaatgGGGGCAAGGGCCAAGGGGATCTTGCTTCTAACCTCTAGCCACTGGGGGACTAGTGGCTAGGATCCTGGtcttcatccaggctacccagttTCCATTCCTGGGCAGGAAGCTAAGACCTCACTGTaagccactgctcactgctgtctctccgaGATCACCCTCAGCTCTGATTGGCCCTGGTTAGGAGAATGGGAACACCTGGGAGGCTTGGACCAACCAGGACCTGCCAGGACCTGCCTTCTGGGGCTTGGGAGAAACCAGAATGAAGCCTGCCGGACGGAGGATGGAATTAACATCTGGTATTAACAGTGACTCTCTCTGGGCAGTTGGAAGATGGCTGAATTTTACTCTCTTCCTTTTGAGTCCATtctgtctaaatttttttttttaatatttatttatttggttgcaccgggtcttagttgcagcaggtgggctccttagtggCAGCTCGCcacctccttagttgtggcatgcgaactcttagttgcagcacgcatgtgggatctagttccctgaccagggatcgaacctgggtcccctgcattgggagcgcagagtcttatccaccgtaccaccagggcagtccctgtctaaattttctataataaacctTGACTTTTCGTAATTGTAAGATGAATCAAAGTGATTATGTGAGAGGGAggcgggaaggaaggagggagggagggatgtggagagggggagagagagagtggctTCAGGAGAGGAACAATATAGAATAACTGGCTTTGCTTTATACCCTGCCTCTCGCTGCTCGCAGAGCCTTTGCTCCTGAGGTTTAACAGGGAAAATTCATCAGAATCCCTTTGGCCCCTAAACTCCACTTCTGCTGCACACCGAACTCCTACCAGAATGAGGCGGGTTTGGGCAATCTGGTTGCCGCCCAAGACTGGGGCAGCTACACCTGGCAATAAAGCCTGGGTTTGCGACAACCCCACTGAGGCCGACAGATGGAGGAAATCTTGAAACTGCAGCAAAAAGGACTAAGGGTAGACCCTGGAAGGAGTCTTATCCCTGGAACACCACCAGGAACACCACCTCGAAAACCGTTTGGGAGGTGGAGGATTGGAAACGCCTCCAGGGAAATGCACTTCCCTCAAGCAGGGTCACAAATCTGGGAGGTAGGGCAAGTCCAAAGACAAGGTCAATAGTAATTACAGGGATGGGCGTTTGTTGGCCCCCGCATGCAGCATCTGACTCCTCCCAACAGCCCCGTGAGGTGGGAATGCTTGTCCCATCGTCCAGAGGAAGAAACGTTCCAAGAGGGAAACTCATTTGCCCAAGATCCCATAACCAagtggtggcagagccaggctcaCCTACGCACAGCAGGGCGGTGCTGGAGTCTGCAGCTGTTCAGACATCTGGGCCACGCCCCCCTGGAGTTGGTTCAAAGTCAAGATGTCTTTCTTGTCCCAACCTGGGGCTCTGGAAGATGCCATCATCTCTGACAATCTGCTGATGTGTGTCCAGCATACGCGAGCATATGCGAGCACACGCATGCACgtgcacgtgcgtgcacacacacacacacacacacacacacacacacacacacacaaactgctaCTGAAATCTCACCTGGCACCGCCCCCTTCAGATCCCTAGATGTGCACTGTTCAATAGAAGTTTCTGTGATGGTGATGGGAATGTTCTGTATCCGTGCTCTCCAGTGTGACAGCCGCTGGTCCCACAGGGCTGTTGAGCCCTTGAAAGTGGCTAGTTTGAGAACCTAAGTTCTTTAACGCATTACATTTCAGTTCATTTAAATTTATACTTAAATAGCCGTATGTGGCCAATGGCTACGGTGTTCACAACCCTGGACGCTCCATCACCTAGGCCCTGTCCCAACAGAGCTCAGAATTACAGTTGGTCCCTCCTACTTCTCCAGCCTCGCCCCACACACGCACCTGCTCCCACGGGGCCCTCCATTCTTCAAGGAATTTACAGCCTCCTCCATGCACCTGGATGGCTGTCTCAGCCTCCACACCTTTGCCTGCGCTATTTACACTGCCTGGTACACCTCACTCCACTCCACCCCACCTCATTCCTCCTCCTACTCCAGGCCTCAACTCAGACATCCCGTCTGGCTGAGTGAGGCAGCCCCTCTGGCTCTCCCGGGCCCCTGGGCTCCTCCATCCCAGCGTTGATCACTCTGGTTCATCACTGTCCGATGGTGggtctgtctctcacacacacacatgcacacacacaaacacacacacacacacacagccatgaGCCCCTCTGTGGACTGAGGGCAAAGCAGGGGCTGCCTCTGTCTCAATCATCACTGTGTCCTCAGCACCACCCGGCACAGGGCTGGGCATAGCGGGTGCGTGTTGGAATGAATGAAGAGAGGGATGTTTTTGAACAACTATGCTAAGAGCTTTTTAGGGTGAGCCGGCCACAGGTCAGATTCCATCTCTGCCTCCTGTTAGACTTGCCTctctccttgagcctcagtttcctcgtctctGAAATGGAAAGAGTTATGCGTGGCGGACGTGGGCTGAGGTAGTTGGACAAGGGAGCTACCTCCCTGCCTGGCCCGGGGGGAGATTGCATAACCAGAGGCTGCTGTGACTCTTATTGTTATAATTACTGCTATTGCTACTGACAGTCACACTGACAGGGAAGAAGAGATTGAAAGGGGTCAAGGGAGGAGtcctgggaagtcccagaaatttcTCCGTCACCCTGGAAAACTGGTTCAACCAACGTCTATGCGTCCATCCCAGGGAGCACAGGTGAAGCCTCCAGAGCCTATGGAAAAGGGGTGCTGAGCTAGGCCGGCCTCAGCCATGTCTCAGAGGCACCCCTGGAATCCCCACTGAGCTGGCCCACTTCGGAGAGCCGGGGCCCAGCCCTCTGGCCCCCTCGGTGTCCAGTAGGTGGCCCCTTGGCATCTCCATAGGACACCAAGATGGAGATTCCCGCTGGGGCCCAGCACCCCTTCGCAAACAGCCTTCTGCTCTCAGGTAAGGAGGAAATGTACACCCAGGACTGAGGGGAGAAGTGGTACCTAGCCCAGGGGCTGAGGTTTCCTCTTGGAAGAAGGGAAAGATTGTCagggaaaataaaattgttagagtaagatggagggaggggcagcagaATCACAGCCTCATCTGCATTTTATCTTTGGAATTTTTTAGAATGTCAGGAGCATGAGGGCtggaatttatttctgtttgattCCCTGCTGAATCACCAGGGCCTAGAAATCTAGGGAATTTTAGATGTATCGTAAGTAATTGGTATTGTAGCATAAATAATATATTGGTTAAAAAATTATTggttagatgaatgaataaattaattcagaGAGTCCATGTGTTTAGAGGCAGGCCACACAGCATCTCCAAGCAGAAAAaccttctagggacttccctggcagtccagtggctaagacttcaccttccaatgcaggggatgtgggtttgatccctggtcggggagctaagattccacatgcctcagggccccaaaacccaaacataaaacagaagcaatattgtaacaaactcaataaagacttcaaaaatggcccacatcaaaaaatcttttcaaaaaaagaaagaaaaactttctgGACCAATGGGATGGCAAACCTGAGGAATCCATACCTGGGTTCCCACTCTTGCACCcagggcagacatcactaatcaatcccACCTCTGTTTCCATTGAGCAGCACTCAGAGCCCCCAGCTGAGGACCGATAGGGAGGAGAATGCCATGGTCCCTGCCCAACCTTCTGATTCCAGGCCTCCCCTATAACCCCACAGCCTCAATCCTGGTCCTCTGGGTCCCCCAAGGCTCCTGGGCAGCCCTCCGCATCCAGAAGATTCCAGAGCAGCCTCAAAGGAACCAGAACCTTCTCCTGTCTGTCCAGGGTGTCCCAGACACTATCCAGGACTTCAGCTGGTACCTGGGGAAGGAAGCTGATGGCAGCACGAGGCTATTCACCTACATCCCTGGGCTACAGCGGCCCCAGAGAGATGGCAACGCCATGAATCGGAGAGACATCGTCGGCTTCGCCAACGGCTCCATGCTCCTGCGTCACGCCCAGTCCAACGATAGCGGCACCTACCAGGTAGCCGTCACCATCAACCCTTCCTGGACCATGAGGGCCAAGACTGAAGTCCAGGTGGTTGGTGAGTGTTGGGCGCTGGGGGAGGAACTGTAGAGGCTAATGCACCCTGAGCAGCTACCAGGTGCCAAGCTCTGGGTAAACATTTGGTCCTCTCGTTCATgcacgtgacacccagtggtgggttgagtgcttactgtgtaccaggccctgAAGgtatcatttaatcctcccatGCATTAACGAATAACATATCTATTGATTGCCTACCTTGTGTCAGACATTGAGCTGGACCCTGGAGAGTGCACCATCTCATTGACTCCTCACATGCATGAATtggtgaa includes:
- the CEACAM19 gene encoding carcinoembryonic antigen-related cell adhesion molecule 19 isoform X3; the encoded protein is MEIPAGAQHPFANSLLLSASILVLWVPQGSWAALRIQKIPEQPQRNQNLLLSVQGVPDTIQDFSWYLGKEADGSTRLFTYIPGLQRPQRDGNAMNRRDIVGFANGSMLLRHAQSNDSGTYQVAVTINPSWTMRAKTEVQVVEKHKEQPITSLPMNAGIVAAIIIGSLAIGCVFVAITAYLLVTRGWRVQSHRITATEKPELDPSHHAGDNNIYEVLPSPVLLVSPLSDTGSTNAIMPPNLPLPPPPPLENQPYQDLLNPDPAPYCQLVPAP
- the CEACAM19 gene encoding carcinoembryonic antigen-related cell adhesion molecule 19 isoform X2; the protein is MEIPAGAQHPFANSLLLSASILVLWVPQGSWAALRIQKIPEQPQRNQNLLLSVQGVPDTIQDFSWYLGKEADGSTRLFTYIPGLQRPQRDGNAMNRRDIVGFANGSMLLRHAQSNDSGTYQVAVTINPSWTMRAKTEVQVVEKHKEQPITSLPMNAGIVAAIIIGSLAIGCVFVAITAYLLVTRGWRVQSHRASTPAGQGSLSVLCPAVSPVPSAVPSPWITATEKPELDPSHHAGDNNIYEVLPSPVLLVSPLSDTGSTNAIMDLLNPDPAPYCQLVPAP